The following proteins are co-located in the Frigidibacter mobilis genome:
- a CDS encoding type 1 glutamine amidotransferase yields MKRLLYLGNGRKLQSVARLDDRFEGWGLKVDRFWAWNDEFPVGLDGYDGIFLSGSPHGAYEDVPFINREHDLIRQAADRKIPMLGICFGSQILGSALCGKDQVFRRTSCEIGYKDLPVTAAAAADPLAQDWGDTVRMFVWHNDEVRADHPDMVILASSDDCPNQVWRHRTAPAWGIQGHPEITRSQAPVWFEENRARMVQDGGDVDGFIAEADEALDAKIMLTRFAEMISRD; encoded by the coding sequence GTGAAGCGCCTGCTCTACCTCGGCAATGGCCGCAAACTGCAATCGGTGGCCAGACTGGATGACCGCTTTGAAGGCTGGGGGCTCAAGGTCGACCGGTTCTGGGCGTGGAATGACGAATTTCCTGTCGGCCTGGATGGTTATGACGGCATCTTCCTGTCAGGCAGTCCGCATGGCGCCTACGAGGATGTGCCCTTCATCAACCGCGAGCATGACCTGATCCGGCAGGCCGCCGACCGCAAGATCCCCATGCTGGGCATCTGTTTTGGCAGTCAGATCCTGGGCTCGGCGCTGTGCGGCAAGGACCAGGTATTCCGCCGCACCAGCTGCGAGATCGGCTACAAGGATCTGCCCGTGACCGCCGCCGCCGCCGCCGACCCGCTGGCACAGGATTGGGGCGATACGGTGCGCATGTTCGTGTGGCACAATGATGAAGTGCGGGCGGATCACCCGGATATGGTGATTCTGGCGTCATCGGACGACTGCCCGAACCAGGTCTGGCGCCATCGCACGGCGCCCGCCTGGGGTATTCAGGGGCACCCCGAGATCACCCGCTCCCAGGCGCCCGTCTGGTTCGAAGAGAACCGCGCCCGCATGGTGCAAGATGGCGGCGATGTCGATGGTTTCATCGCCGAGGCGGATGAGGCGCTGGACGCCAAGATCATGCTGACCCGCTTTGCCGAGATGATCTCTCGAGATTGA
- a CDS encoding DUF2235 domain-containing protein: MPKALVLLLDGTSNTISDQRTNILRLYGCLRKSDTQVVYYDPGVGTIGAQGTCSKLAQQASELWGMATGMGIDDNVKEAYRFLVDNYDDGKAAGAERDRICIFGFSRGAYTARMLAGFIHAIGLLQRRNLNLLDHAWRAYKRIGEAEQAHDFAEVRLYERILDPDRPPIHLLGLFDTVSSVIEPGRGLLPQLRHHAFTSRNPSVAHLRHAVALDERRRMFKPVLWPEGGEHLPQRFQPGSAMPQDSREVWFTGTHGDVGGGWPETVSGLAKIPLLWMIEETKALGLDYITQTVNRLVKGAHEGQPYVAPDAFADINDSMTRGWQLLEYLPLPAKGEGLKRTRARLRGVPPGARVHASVIRRADATGQLPANLPSDHRVEGQPDITPTLYPV, from the coding sequence ATGCCCAAAGCCCTGGTCCTGCTGCTGGACGGCACGTCGAACACGATCTCGGACCAGCGGACCAATATCCTGCGGCTCTATGGCTGCCTGCGGAAATCGGACACCCAGGTCGTGTATTACGACCCCGGGGTGGGCACGATCGGCGCGCAGGGAACGTGCTCGAAACTGGCGCAGCAGGCCTCGGAACTCTGGGGCATGGCCACCGGCATGGGCATCGACGACAACGTCAAGGAGGCCTACCGCTTCCTCGTCGACAATTACGATGACGGCAAGGCAGCGGGGGCTGAGCGCGACCGCATCTGCATCTTCGGCTTCTCGCGCGGGGCCTATACCGCGCGGATGCTGGCCGGGTTCATCCACGCCATCGGCCTGCTGCAGCGGCGCAACCTGAACCTGCTGGACCACGCCTGGCGCGCCTACAAGCGCATCGGCGAGGCGGAGCAGGCGCATGACTTCGCCGAGGTGCGGCTTTACGAGCGCATTCTGGACCCCGACCGCCCGCCGATCCATCTGCTCGGCCTGTTCGATACCGTCTCCTCGGTGATCGAGCCCGGGCGCGGGCTGCTGCCGCAGCTGCGCCACCACGCCTTCACCTCGCGCAACCCCTCGGTCGCGCATCTGCGCCATGCCGTCGCGCTGGACGAGCGGCGGCGGATGTTCAAACCCGTGCTTTGGCCCGAGGGCGGCGAGCATCTGCCGCAGCGCTTCCAGCCCGGCAGCGCCATGCCGCAGGATTCGCGCGAGGTCTGGTTCACCGGCACCCATGGCGATGTCGGCGGCGGCTGGCCCGAAACTGTGTCGGGCCTCGCCAAGATCCCGCTGCTGTGGATGATCGAGGAGACGAAGGCGCTTGGCCTCGACTACATTACCCAGACGGTCAACCGGCTGGTGAAGGGCGCGCATGAGGGGCAGCCCTATGTCGCGCCGGACGCCTTTGCCGATATCAACGACTCGATGACACGGGGGTGGCAGCTGCTCGAATACCTGCCGCTTCCGGCCAAGGGTGAGGGGCTGAAACGGACCCGCGCCCGGCTGCGCGGTGTCCCGCCCGGCGCGCGCGTTCACGCCTCGGTCATCCGCCGCGCCGATGCGACGGGACAGCTGCCCGCGAACCTGCCCAGTGACCACCGCGTGGAGGGCCAGCCTGACATTACCCCCACCCTTTATCCAGTCTGA
- a CDS encoding ABC transporter substrate-binding protein yields the protein MNAMWNKGLGALSAVVGAWACAAAQAEPTTYPLTLENCGQQVTFTKAPERAVPLGQNSAEILLLLGLESQMAATAFWPNKVLPELEAANSKVEVLTVEFPTLEAVLSKQPDFVPAMLVTLMGPDSKVAKREDFEALGIPTYLSPSACSTSLTAKDAYGSRDDLWTMDLLYKEIEDLAQIFDVADRGQALVADFKAREAALRAEFGKTEDLTFLFWFSSPSPADDAYLGGGNGPSGYIADILGGSNAVKTEAEWPTLGWEGIMAANPTVFVAAQVDRNRWDLDNAKAKIAYLTSDPTVSQMEAVKSGRIVEMSGAAMNPSIRTLYGAEQIAAQLKALDLP from the coding sequence ATGAACGCCATGTGGAACAAGGGCCTTGGAGCGTTAAGCGCAGTCGTGGGAGCGTGGGCCTGCGCGGCGGCGCAGGCCGAGCCGACGACCTATCCCCTGACACTCGAGAATTGCGGTCAGCAGGTCACCTTCACAAAGGCGCCCGAGAGGGCGGTGCCGCTGGGACAGAACAGCGCCGAAATCCTGCTGCTTCTGGGGCTTGAGAGCCAGATGGCCGCCACTGCCTTCTGGCCGAACAAGGTTCTGCCGGAGTTGGAAGCCGCCAACAGCAAGGTAGAGGTCCTGACCGTCGAGTTCCCGACCCTGGAAGCGGTACTGTCCAAGCAACCCGACTTCGTGCCGGCGATGCTGGTCACGCTGATGGGCCCGGACAGCAAGGTCGCCAAGCGCGAGGATTTCGAGGCGCTCGGCATCCCGACCTATCTGTCGCCCAGTGCCTGCTCCACCTCGCTGACCGCCAAAGATGCCTATGGCAGCCGCGACGACCTTTGGACGATGGACCTGCTCTACAAGGAAATCGAGGACCTCGCGCAGATCTTCGACGTGGCGGACCGTGGGCAGGCGCTTGTCGCGGATTTCAAGGCGCGCGAGGCGGCACTGCGGGCAGAGTTCGGCAAGACCGAAGACCTGACCTTCCTGTTCTGGTTCTCCAGCCCCTCGCCCGCCGATGACGCCTATCTTGGTGGCGGCAACGGCCCGTCGGGCTATATCGCGGACATCCTCGGCGGGTCGAACGCGGTGAAGACCGAGGCAGAATGGCCCACCTTGGGCTGGGAAGGCATCATGGCCGCCAACCCGACAGTCTTCGTGGCCGCGCAGGTGGATCGCAACCGCTGGGATCTCGACAATGCCAAGGCCAAGATCGCCTACCTGACCTCGGACCCGACGGTCAGCCAGATGGAGGCGGTCAAGTCCGGCCGGATCGTGGAGATGAGCGGGGCGGCGATGAACCCCAGCATCCGCACGCTCTATGGCGCCGAGCAGATTGCAGCGCAACTGAAGGCGCTTGATCTTCCGTGA
- a CDS encoding nuclear transport factor 2 family protein, whose translation MHLPAPIHTYFTAHAPQDGEAFAAAFAAEAVVHDEGQDHHGPEQIRAWWLAAKAKYRHSADPLDMAEVAGKTVVRATVSGDFPGSPATLIFTFGLAGDRITDLRIG comes from the coding sequence ATGCACCTCCCCGCCCCGATCCACACCTATTTCACCGCCCACGCCCCGCAGGATGGCGAGGCGTTTGCCGCGGCCTTTGCCGCGGAGGCCGTCGTCCATGACGAAGGTCAGGACCATCACGGCCCCGAGCAGATCCGGGCGTGGTGGCTTGCCGCCAAGGCCAAGTATCGCCACAGCGCAGATCCGCTGGACATGGCCGAGGTCGCCGGCAAGACCGTGGTCCGCGCGACGGTCAGCGGCGATTTCCCCGGCAGCCCGGCAACCCTGATCTTCACCTTCGGTCTGGCGGGCGACCGGATCACCGATCTGAGGATCGGCTGA
- a CDS encoding LamB/YcsF family protein yields MRIDLNADLGEGFGPWAMGDDTALLQIVTTANVACGFHAGDPAIMRATVREAKACGVAVGAHPGYADLAGFGRRAMPGVTVAEIENLIAYQVGAMAAICALEGHPMTHVKTHGALGNACADDDALALAVGRAILAVDPSLRFMVMPGTATDRAADHLGLCPIREIYADRTYADSFNLTPRGHAGAALHDPTEALARVLDMVTNGHITATSGKRLPVQIDSVCVHGDSPYAVSMARHLRAGLVAAGMTVCAAGAP; encoded by the coding sequence ATGCGCATCGACCTGAACGCTGACCTTGGCGAAGGCTTCGGCCCTTGGGCGATGGGTGACGACACCGCCTTGCTGCAGATCGTGACGACGGCGAACGTGGCCTGCGGCTTTCACGCCGGCGACCCGGCAATCATGCGGGCAACCGTGAGGGAGGCGAAGGCGTGCGGCGTCGCGGTAGGGGCGCATCCGGGCTATGCCGATCTGGCCGGCTTTGGCCGGCGCGCGATGCCGGGCGTGACCGTGGCCGAGATAGAAAACCTGATCGCCTATCAGGTCGGCGCGATGGCGGCGATCTGTGCGCTCGAAGGCCACCCGATGACGCATGTCAAGACTCACGGCGCGCTTGGCAATGCTTGCGCCGATGATGACGCATTGGCCCTGGCGGTGGGCCGAGCGATCCTGGCGGTGGATCCTTCGCTGAGGTTTATGGTGATGCCCGGAACCGCGACCGACCGCGCCGCCGACCACTTGGGACTGTGCCCCATCCGCGAGATCTATGCCGACCGCACCTATGCCGACAGCTTCAACCTGACGCCGCGCGGCCACGCCGGGGCCGCGCTGCACGACCCGACCGAAGCGCTGGCCCGGGTGTTGGACATGGTCACCAACGGCCACATCACCGCCACCAGCGGCAAGCGGCTGCCTGTGCAGATAGATTCGGTCTGCGTACATGGCGACAGCCCCTACGCCGTGAGCATGGCGCGCCACCTGCGTGCCGGCTTGGTGGCTGCGGGCATGACAGTCTGCGCGGCGGGCGCCCCCTGA
- a CDS encoding SDR family oxidoreductase, giving the protein MPGFLTLQGRRALITGGTQGAGAATVALFRELGAQVLTTARSRPAEMDEAMFIAADLTTAQGCDTVADAVRGRLGGVDIIVHMLGGSSAPGGGFAALGEAEWQAELNLNLLPAVRLDRALVPGMARQGTGVVIHVTSIQHRLPLPEATTGYAAAKAALSVYSKSLSKEVSPKGVRVVRVAPGWIETEASIRLAERLAQEAGTDVEGGKRMIMDALGGIPIGRPSTPAEVANLIAFLASDRAATITGAEYVIDGGTVPTA; this is encoded by the coding sequence ATGCCCGGGTTTCTGACGTTGCAGGGCAGGCGCGCCCTGATAACCGGCGGCACCCAGGGCGCCGGCGCGGCCACGGTCGCCCTGTTCCGCGAACTCGGGGCGCAGGTCCTGACGACCGCGCGCAGCCGCCCCGCAGAGATGGATGAAGCCATGTTCATCGCCGCCGACCTGACCACCGCTCAGGGCTGCGACACGGTGGCAGATGCCGTGCGGGGCCGCCTTGGCGGCGTGGACATCATCGTCCACATGCTCGGCGGCTCCTCCGCGCCGGGCGGTGGCTTTGCCGCTCTGGGCGAGGCGGAATGGCAGGCGGAACTGAACCTCAACCTGCTGCCAGCGGTGCGGCTGGACCGGGCGCTGGTACCGGGGATGGCCCGACAGGGCACGGGCGTGGTGATCCATGTCACCTCGATCCAGCACCGGCTGCCGCTGCCCGAGGCGACCACGGGCTATGCCGCCGCCAAGGCCGCGCTGTCGGTCTATAGCAAGAGCCTCTCCAAGGAGGTCTCGCCCAAGGGCGTGCGGGTGGTGCGCGTGGCACCGGGCTGGATCGAGACGGAAGCCTCTATCCGGCTGGCCGAACGGCTGGCGCAGGAGGCGGGCACCGATGTCGAGGGCGGCAAGCGGATGATTATGGACGCCCTCGGCGGCATCCCCATCGGCCGGCCCTCCACACCTGCCGAGGTCGCCAACTTGATTGCCTTCCTGGCGTCGGATCGCGCGGCAACCATCACCGGAGCGGAGTATGTGATCGACGGCGGGACCGTGCCGACAGCGTGA
- a CDS encoding FecCD family ABC transporter permease — protein sequence MTRADDAGGGAGWLALFLTLALVVLAFAVALATAIGDYRIGLGTVFLAVTNGLGLTGAEIPPIEASIVWDLRLSRALVAALAGAGLALCGAILQALLRNALAEPFVLGVSAGASTGAVCVIVLGIGAGGLSLSMGAFAGAFAAFALVALLSNGATSGPNHTILAGVAASQLFNALTSYIVTTSGNAQQARDVMFWLLGSFGGVRWPDVYLLVLVVALSLAICLWMARSLDAFTFGDEDAAALGVPVARVRLILFGVTALLTASIVSMVGAIGFVGLVVPHAARYVVGPMHMRLLPACTAVGAVFMVLADIVSRVIVSQQTVPIGVVTALVGVPFFAIILYRSRPRT from the coding sequence GTGACACGCGCTGATGATGCAGGGGGCGGGGCCGGCTGGCTCGCTCTCTTCCTTACCCTCGCCCTTGTCGTTCTTGCCTTCGCGGTCGCCCTTGCGACCGCGATTGGCGATTACAGGATCGGCCTCGGCACGGTGTTTCTGGCGGTAACCAACGGGCTCGGCCTGACCGGGGCCGAGATCCCGCCCATCGAGGCCAGCATCGTCTGGGACCTGCGCCTGAGCCGGGCACTGGTCGCGGCGCTGGCCGGGGCTGGCCTTGCATTGTGCGGCGCCATCCTGCAGGCACTGTTGCGCAACGCGCTGGCCGAACCCTTCGTGCTTGGCGTGTCTGCGGGGGCATCAACCGGCGCAGTCTGCGTGATCGTGCTTGGCATCGGGGCGGGCGGGCTTTCCCTGTCGATGGGCGCCTTTGCGGGGGCCTTCGCGGCCTTCGCCCTTGTCGCGCTGCTGTCGAACGGGGCCACAAGCGGCCCGAACCACACGATCCTTGCCGGTGTCGCCGCCTCGCAACTGTTCAACGCGTTGACCTCCTACATCGTGACCACCTCGGGCAACGCCCAGCAGGCGCGCGACGTGATGTTCTGGCTGCTTGGCAGCTTTGGCGGTGTGCGCTGGCCCGATGTTTATCTTCTGGTCCTTGTCGTGGCACTGAGCCTTGCCATCTGCCTGTGGATGGCCCGCTCGCTTGATGCCTTCACCTTCGGGGATGAGGATGCGGCGGCGCTTGGGGTGCCCGTGGCGCGGGTCCGCCTGATCCTGTTCGGTGTGACGGCGCTGCTGACGGCGAGCATCGTCAGCATGGTCGGCGCCATCGGATTCGTCGGCCTCGTGGTTCCCCATGCGGCGCGCTACGTCGTCGGCCCCATGCACATGCGCCTGCTTCCGGCCTGTACGGCGGTCGGGGCGGTGTTCATGGTTCTTGCCGATATCGTCTCGCGGGTCATCGTCTCGCAGCAGACCGTTCCCATCGGGGTGGTGACGGCCCTGGTCGGCGTGCCGTTCTTCGCCATCATCCTCTATCGCTCGAGGCCCCGCACATGA
- a CDS encoding M24 family metallopeptidase: MVQASYWFNPEEYRARLSRVQADLKTRGLDALLAFQPETVTWITGFFTRGYGTFQFAIIPAEGEPTLFCRDVEEYYLDATCVFADRVMWTDSDDRLTLAARTIAARVGRSAAIGVEMGSWVLNAQRWEAVRAELPGVRLVDESGLVPAMRLIKSAGEIAYQRGAARAAEAGMQAAIDSAGIGVSEREMAAEICAAMIRAGSDLPGPGVMSSGERALHLHGGYSDRVLERGDIVQIETTPNVRHYHARFMRPIRVAEASDADHRLAEQLIAIQDAAIATVAPGVAATVPDAIYRDGVLSAGLRDTYTNKTFYSVGLLLQPNGGEPLEAHPGADWSFQAGMVFHTYVLAQGFGMSETIAVTETGYERLTNFPRQLFVTTG; the protein is encoded by the coding sequence ATGGTGCAAGCCAGCTACTGGTTCAATCCGGAAGAATACCGCGCGCGCTTGTCGAGGGTTCAGGCGGACCTGAAGACGCGCGGCCTTGATGCGCTGCTGGCGTTTCAGCCGGAAACGGTGACCTGGATCACGGGGTTCTTTACCCGGGGCTATGGCACGTTCCAGTTCGCCATCATCCCGGCCGAAGGAGAGCCGACGCTGTTCTGCCGCGATGTCGAGGAATATTATCTGGATGCCACATGCGTGTTTGCCGACCGGGTGATGTGGACCGACAGCGACGACCGCCTGACCCTGGCCGCCCGCACCATTGCCGCACGCGTCGGAAGATCTGCCGCCATCGGTGTCGAGATGGGCTCTTGGGTGCTGAACGCCCAGCGCTGGGAAGCCGTTCGCGCCGAACTTCCTGGCGTGCGACTGGTCGATGAGTCCGGCTTGGTGCCGGCAATGCGCCTCATCAAGTCGGCGGGCGAGATCGCCTATCAGCGTGGCGCCGCCCGGGCTGCCGAGGCAGGCATGCAGGCGGCCATCGACAGCGCCGGCATCGGCGTGTCCGAGCGTGAAATGGCCGCCGAGATCTGTGCCGCGATGATCCGCGCCGGGTCCGACCTGCCGGGTCCGGGGGTAATGTCCTCGGGCGAGCGCGCGCTCCACCTGCATGGCGGCTATTCCGACCGGGTGCTGGAGCGCGGCGATATCGTGCAGATCGAGACGACGCCGAATGTCCGCCACTACCATGCCCGCTTCATGCGTCCGATCCGGGTTGCCGAGGCCAGCGATGCCGACCATCGGCTGGCGGAGCAACTGATCGCCATCCAGGATGCGGCCATCGCCACGGTCGCCCCTGGAGTCGCTGCGACCGTGCCCGATGCGATCTACCGGGACGGCGTGCTATCGGCGGGACTGCGGGATACCTACACCAACAAGACATTCTATTCCGTCGGCCTGTTGTTGCAACCCAACGGGGGCGAGCCGCTTGAGGCGCATCCGGGGGCGGACTGGTCGTTCCAGGCGGGGATGGTGTTTCACACCTATGTTCTGGCGCAGGGTTTTGGCATGTCGGAAACCATCGCCGTAACCGAGACGGGGTATGAGCGGCTGACAAATTTCCCACGCCAGCTGTTCGTGACCACGGGCTAG
- a CDS encoding helix-turn-helix domain-containing protein has translation MMDEIEGGVLAQIPPAALTLTLTRSTIKMQHSSSWSVDKVNPVDDLVICLTGEGRYLIGGEDRTLRPGEAMLIPRDTRFVGFNAGTVTYTGIAQHFMLEIHGKYDLLAQMTLRPKVRLSRWETFGPLVRQFYQTAPPSSLTLAQHHAFMLLLIAYVDDAFLAWRDQRAFLPNRPDQIELSVMVAATRIAADPLDDSIAEAVVADAPYNRDYFLREFQKRVGRTPRKFQEFKRMERAMHYLESGASVGQTAAEVGYADPYYFSRMFKRIMGLSPRAHMQKVRQSRDGSLLHMDELAQIEALRGGPPR, from the coding sequence ATGATGGATGAAATAGAAGGTGGGGTTCTGGCCCAGATTCCCCCGGCCGCGCTGACGCTGACGCTGACACGGTCCACCATCAAGATGCAGCATTCCAGCAGCTGGTCGGTGGACAAGGTGAACCCGGTCGATGATCTGGTGATCTGCCTGACCGGCGAAGGCCGCTATCTGATCGGCGGCGAGGACCGGACCCTGCGGCCCGGCGAGGCGATGCTGATCCCGCGCGACACCCGGTTCGTGGGTTTCAACGCCGGCACCGTGACCTATACCGGCATCGCCCAGCATTTCATGCTGGAGATCCACGGCAAGTATGACCTGCTGGCACAGATGACGCTGCGCCCCAAGGTCCGCCTGTCACGGTGGGAGACGTTCGGCCCGCTGGTGCGCCAGTTCTACCAGACGGCGCCACCCTCTTCGCTGACCCTGGCACAGCACCATGCCTTCATGCTGCTGCTGATCGCCTATGTCGACGATGCCTTCCTTGCCTGGCGCGACCAGCGCGCCTTCCTGCCGAACCGGCCTGACCAGATCGAGCTGAGCGTGATGGTGGCCGCGACCCGCATCGCCGCCGATCCGCTGGATGACAGCATTGCCGAGGCGGTGGTGGCGGACGCGCCCTACAACCGCGACTATTTCCTGCGCGAGTTCCAGAAGCGCGTGGGCCGCACCCCGCGCAAGTTCCAGGAATTCAAGCGGATGGAACGGGCGATGCATTACCTTGAAAGCGGCGCCTCTGTCGGCCAGACCGCGGCGGAGGTGGGCTATGCCGATCCCTATTACTTCTCGCGGATGTTCAAGCGGATCATGGGGCTCAGCCCCCGCGCCCACATGCAGAAGGTCCGCCAGAGCCGCGACGGGTCGTTGCTGCACATGGACGAGCTGGCCCAGATCGAGGCGCTGCGCGGCGGTCCGCCCCGCTGA
- a CDS encoding biotin-dependent carboxyltransferase family protein, giving the protein MSVLVVERCGPGTSIQDLGRQGWRRQGVSTAGAADRLALAAANALVGNSADVAAVETILAGARFRIEGGAVLLAAAGPGVTLAVDGRTVAPGVSVRAGPGQAIDLGPTRGGVHGYLAVAGGFTLRPQMGSRSVHLRSGIGGDMLMPGTRLGVTGGASGPLALPRMPEHETGPIRVMAGPQDDWFPPGTLGTLTAATWRVDARSDRMGRFLDGPRLQHHAGSMVSDGVLPGSIQVPPSGQPIVLMRDCQTTGGYPKIATAISADLDRLAQMQAGAEFRLQLVDRITAVAAAARLAAKIAGLAPQPAGGLDSARLLAENLISGVVDAHRTDG; this is encoded by the coding sequence ATGTCGGTGCTGGTGGTCGAGCGCTGCGGGCCCGGAACCTCGATCCAGGATCTGGGGCGGCAGGGCTGGCGGCGGCAGGGCGTTTCAACGGCGGGTGCGGCAGACCGCCTGGCACTGGCGGCGGCGAATGCACTGGTGGGCAATTCGGCCGATGTGGCGGCGGTCGAAACCATATTGGCCGGTGCACGCTTCCGCATCGAGGGGGGCGCGGTCTTGCTGGCCGCCGCCGGACCTGGCGTGACGCTGGCCGTCGACGGACGCACCGTGGCGCCGGGCGTTTCGGTCCGGGCCGGGCCGGGCCAAGCGATCGATCTTGGACCGACGCGCGGTGGGGTCCACGGCTACCTGGCAGTGGCCGGCGGGTTCACATTGCGCCCCCAGATGGGCAGCCGGTCGGTTCATCTGCGCTCTGGCATCGGCGGCGACATGCTGATGCCCGGCACGCGGCTGGGTGTGACAGGGGGCGCCTCCGGCCCATTGGCACTGCCCCGGATGCCGGAGCATGAAACCGGCCCGATCCGCGTCATGGCTGGCCCGCAGGACGACTGGTTCCCGCCGGGCACGCTGGGCACGCTGACCGCTGCGACCTGGCGGGTCGATGCGCGGTCCGACCGGATGGGCCGATTTCTTGACGGGCCGCGCCTTCAGCACCATGCGGGCTCGATGGTGTCAGACGGGGTGCTGCCCGGCAGCATCCAGGTGCCACCCTCGGGCCAGCCCATCGTGCTGATGCGCGATTGCCAGACCACCGGCGGCTACCCGAAGATCGCCACCGCGATCTCGGCCGATCTGGACAGGCTCGCGCAGATGCAGGCGGGGGCCGAGTTCCGGCTGCAGCTGGTGGACCGCATCACTGCCGTAGCGGCTGCGGCCCGATTGGCTGCCAAGATCGCCGGGCTGGCCCCGCAGCCCGCCGGAGGCCTGGACAGTGCGCGGCTGCTGGCAGAAAATCTGATTAGCGGGGTGGTCGACGCTCATCGCACCGACGGCTGA
- a CDS encoding ABC transporter ATP-binding protein, translated as MTVVAGNLVWGVRNKAILSDVSLSVAQGETLGLIGPNGSGKSSLLRLLAGLKRPQSGRVKINGQDIATVPRRALARQVAFVQQNAATDTNVSVRDVVRLGRTPHRSALSGWSAADEAAVSGALASVGMGDHVAQAWQTLSGGERQRVHIARALAQAPRVMFLDEPTNHLDIQHQIEILRMVRDLDLTSIVALHDLNLAAMFCDRILVLQAGRVVACGGPGDVLTEDLLHRIFRVQAEVSPSADGARPHIRFRAG; from the coding sequence ATGACAGTCGTTGCCGGCAATCTGGTCTGGGGCGTGCGGAACAAGGCCATCCTGTCCGACGTCTCGCTGTCGGTGGCACAGGGAGAAACGCTCGGTCTGATCGGGCCGAATGGGTCCGGCAAGTCGTCGCTGTTGCGCCTGCTTGCCGGACTGAAGCGGCCGCAATCGGGTCGGGTCAAGATCAACGGGCAGGACATCGCCACCGTGCCGCGCCGGGCGCTGGCACGGCAGGTGGCCTTCGTTCAGCAGAACGCGGCGACCGATACCAATGTCTCTGTCCGCGATGTGGTGCGGCTGGGGCGCACACCGCACCGCTCTGCCCTGTCGGGTTGGTCTGCCGCCGACGAGGCCGCAGTGTCCGGCGCGCTCGCATCTGTGGGCATGGGGGACCACGTGGCGCAGGCGTGGCAGACGCTGTCGGGCGGTGAACGTCAGCGCGTCCATATCGCGCGGGCGCTGGCACAGGCCCCCCGCGTCATGTTTCTGGACGAACCCACCAACCACCTCGACATCCAGCATCAGATCGAAATCCTGCGCATGGTGCGGGATCTGGACCTGACCAGCATCGTAGCCCTCCATGACCTGAACCTCGCGGCGATGTTCTGCGACCGCATCCTCGTGTTGCAAGCGGGCCGCGTCGTGGCATGCGGGGGCCCGGGCGATGTGCTGACCGAAGACCTGCTGCACCGCATTTTCCGGGTTCAGGCAGAGGTGAGCCCATCGGCGGATGGAGCCCGGCCCCATATCCGCTTCCGGGCGGGCTGA
- a CDS encoding LysR family transcriptional regulator: MRDAGLKGLEAVLAVARRGSFRAAALELGMSTTALSHTVGRLEATLGVRLFNRTTRSVSLTDAGREFVERVAPALTEIRAAMESARSQRETPSGLLRINASFQAGREIAPLVLAFLRRYPEMQVDLVTEGRLVDIVAEGFDLGIRPADLVPRDMIALSLGKLQRYAVVAAPAWFAAHSTPLSPADLPAQECLRGRLPNGALLRWQFERGGEPVQFDPKGRLTLDEAAITRAAVLDGAGIGFFIEQDVAEDIARGRLIRLLEDWTPPRPGFSLYYPGRRNPSAGFTAFLGMVREQAARLSQRG, encoded by the coding sequence ATGAGGGACGCCGGGTTGAAAGGGCTGGAGGCGGTGCTGGCCGTGGCGCGCCGGGGATCGTTCCGCGCGGCGGCGCTGGAGCTTGGCATGTCCACCACTGCGCTGTCGCATACCGTCGGGCGGCTGGAGGCCACGCTTGGGGTGCGGCTGTTCAACCGGACCACCCGCAGCGTCTCGCTGACGGATGCCGGGCGGGAGTTTGTGGAGCGGGTCGCCCCGGCGCTGACCGAGATCCGCGCGGCTATGGAAAGCGCCCGCTCGCAGCGCGAGACGCCCTCGGGCCTCTTGCGGATCAATGCCTCGTTTCAGGCGGGGCGCGAGATCGCGCCGCTGGTGCTGGCGTTCCTGCGCCGTTACCCCGAGATGCAGGTCGATCTGGTGACCGAGGGGCGGCTGGTCGACATCGTGGCGGAGGGCTTCGATCTGGGCATCCGTCCTGCGGATCTGGTGCCGCGCGACATGATCGCACTGTCTTTGGGCAAGCTGCAGCGCTACGCCGTCGTGGCCGCGCCTGCGTGGTTCGCGGCCCATTCAACTCCGCTGAGCCCCGCCGACCTTCCGGCGCAAGAGTGCCTGCGCGGCCGCCTACCCAATGGCGCGCTGCTGCGCTGGCAGTTCGAGCGTGGCGGCGAGCCTGTGCAGTTCGACCCCAAGGGTCGCCTGACGCTGGACGAGGCCGCCATCACCCGCGCGGCGGTGCTGGACGGGGCCGGCATCGGCTTCTTCATCGAACAGGACGTGGCGGAGGATATCGCCCGCGGCCGGCTGATCCGCCTGCTGGAAGACTGGACCCCGCCCCGCCCCGGCTTCAGCCTCTACTATCCCGGTCGTCGCAACCCCTCGGCCGGATTCACGGCTTTCCTTGGCATGGTGCGGGAGCAAGCCGCGCGGCTGTCACAGCGGGGGTGA